Proteins encoded within one genomic window of Actinoplanes octamycinicus:
- a CDS encoding type II toxin-antitoxin system Rv0910 family toxin yields MAKVTVEADAKADPQRVWDVVSDLSRVAEWNTMHEGFTGDVPATLGQGTEYRQKVKLMGMPAEMAWRVTTATPPGRLEQDGDGPMGVKAKNLFVIVPAEGGSHITYEMEFVGPALKGPMAGMLEKQAGAAGQQALAKLVALAE; encoded by the coding sequence ATGGCCAAGGTGACCGTCGAGGCCGATGCCAAGGCGGATCCGCAGCGAGTCTGGGATGTCGTGTCGGACCTGTCGCGGGTCGCGGAATGGAACACGATGCACGAGGGATTCACCGGCGACGTGCCGGCGACTCTCGGCCAGGGCACCGAGTACCGGCAGAAGGTGAAGCTGATGGGCATGCCCGCCGAGATGGCCTGGCGGGTGACCACGGCGACGCCGCCCGGCCGGCTGGAGCAGGACGGCGACGGCCCGATGGGGGTCAAGGCGAAGAACCTCTTCGTGATCGTGCCGGCCGAGGGCGGCTCGCACATCACCTACGAGATGGAGTTCGTCGGCCCGGCGCTGAAGGGGCCGATGGCCGGCATGCTGGAGAAGCAGGCCGGCGCCGCCGGTCAGCAGGCCCTGGCGAAACTGGTCGCCCTGGCCGAGTGA
- a CDS encoding PaaI family thioesterase: MEGHRREAITELGDALRALIESATTTEVPAGDLLRAAAGIRDVTELLGGRVRGHATLPRADDLRGGVRMYNPVTGPGSALAPPLHVEVAGGAATGRCTLGMAYEGPPLFAHGGVSAMLLDQILGHAVGASGRPGMTVRLDTSYHAPVPLLTPLRLTAEVRDVAGRRVTATGAITTAADPGAPLVTATGTFVGLRADQTRRLFGAVLP; encoded by the coding sequence ATGGAGGGACACCGCCGTGAGGCCATCACCGAGCTCGGCGACGCGCTGCGGGCACTGATCGAGAGCGCCACCACCACCGAGGTCCCGGCCGGCGATCTGCTCCGGGCGGCCGCCGGGATCCGCGACGTGACCGAGCTGCTCGGCGGGCGCGTGCGCGGTCACGCCACCCTGCCCCGCGCCGACGACTTGCGCGGCGGCGTGCGGATGTACAACCCGGTGACCGGCCCCGGCAGCGCCCTCGCGCCGCCGCTGCACGTCGAGGTGGCCGGCGGGGCCGCGACCGGCCGGTGCACGCTCGGCATGGCCTACGAGGGGCCGCCGCTGTTCGCGCACGGCGGGGTCAGCGCGATGCTGCTCGACCAGATCCTCGGGCACGCCGTGGGCGCCTCCGGCCGTCCCGGGATGACCGTGCGCCTGGACACCAGCTACCACGCGCCGGTCCCACTGCTCACCCCGCTGCGGCTGACCGCCGAGGTCCGCGACGTGGCGGGGCGCCGGGTGACCGCCACCGGTGCCATCACCACCGCGGCCGACCCGGGAGCGCCGCTGGTCACCGCCACCGGCACGTTCGTCGGCCTGCGCGCCGACCAGACCCGCCGCCTGTTCGGCGCGGTCCTGCCCTGA
- the pdxY gene encoding pyridoxal kinase PdxY, with protein sequence MKVLSIQSAVAHGHVGNSAAVFPLQRIGVEVVPVYTVNFSNHTGYGAWRGPLIPPSDVAEILLGVEERGVFPQVDAVLSGYQGGAGIADVIIDAVRRVKAANPAAVYACDPVMGNAKSGCFVAPEIPILLRDRVVPVADIITPNQFELGFLTGTEPAGLESTLESADLARAMGPSTVLVTSVERPDREEGTIEMLVVDDAAAWIVTTPYLPFKANGSGDVTAALFTAHYVATKDAALALERTASSVFDLLETTHRSGERELRLIQAQEFYAAPRMQFSAKQVR encoded by the coding sequence ATGAAGGTTCTTTCCATCCAGTCGGCGGTGGCGCACGGGCACGTCGGGAACTCCGCGGCCGTGTTCCCGCTGCAGCGGATCGGCGTCGAAGTCGTCCCGGTGTACACGGTCAACTTCTCCAACCACACCGGGTACGGCGCCTGGCGCGGACCGCTGATCCCGCCGTCGGACGTCGCCGAGATCCTCCTCGGGGTCGAGGAGCGCGGGGTGTTCCCGCAGGTCGACGCGGTGCTCTCCGGCTATCAGGGTGGGGCGGGCATCGCCGACGTGATCATCGACGCGGTGCGCCGGGTGAAGGCGGCCAACCCCGCGGCGGTCTACGCCTGCGACCCGGTGATGGGCAACGCCAAGTCCGGCTGCTTCGTCGCGCCGGAGATCCCGATCCTGCTGCGCGACCGGGTGGTGCCGGTGGCCGACATCATCACGCCGAACCAGTTCGAGCTGGGCTTCCTGACCGGGACCGAGCCGGCCGGCCTGGAGTCGACCCTGGAGTCGGCCGACCTGGCCCGTGCCATGGGACCGTCGACCGTGCTGGTCACCAGCGTGGAGCGGCCGGACCGGGAGGAGGGCACGATCGAGATGCTGGTGGTGGACGACGCCGCCGCCTGGATCGTGACCACGCCCTACCTGCCGTTCAAGGCCAACGGGTCCGGGGACGTGACGGCCGCGCTGTTCACCGCGCACTACGTCGCGACCAAGGACGCGGCGCTGGCGCTGGAGCGGACCGCGTCCAGCGTCTTCGACCTGCTGGAGACCACGCACCGGTCCGGGGAGCGGGAGCTGCGGCTGATCCAGGCGCAGGAGTTCTACGCCGCGCCGCGGATGCAGTTCAGCGCCAAGCAGGTGCGCTGA
- a CDS encoding MarR family winged helix-turn-helix transcriptional regulator codes for MTDPAPGLNAEQLGAYFALIEVSSLLQYAVDEHLRADGDLSFVQFQILARLVDAPDGRLRMTDLADGLVYSRSGLTYQVGLLDKRGLIARSASPDDERSVMVTVTAAGRDLVAHVLPGHVDRVRQLLFEPMTGTDLATLGELLGRVRDHMRATPPRSAKPRARRDRTA; via the coding sequence GTGACTGACCCGGCGCCCGGCCTGAACGCGGAGCAACTCGGTGCGTACTTCGCGCTGATCGAGGTCAGCAGCCTCCTGCAGTACGCGGTGGACGAGCATCTGCGCGCCGACGGCGATCTCAGCTTCGTGCAGTTCCAGATCCTGGCCCGGCTGGTCGACGCCCCGGACGGCCGGCTGCGGATGACCGACCTGGCCGACGGCCTGGTCTACAGCCGCAGCGGCCTCACCTACCAGGTGGGCCTGCTGGACAAGCGCGGCCTGATCGCCCGGTCCGCGTCGCCGGACGACGAGCGCAGCGTCATGGTGACCGTCACCGCCGCCGGCCGGGACCTGGTCGCGCACGTGCTGCCCGGGCACGTCGACCGGGTCCGGCAGCTGCTGTTCGAGCCGATGACCGGCACCGACCTGGCCACCCTCGGCGAGCTGCTCGGCCGGGTCCGCGACCACATGCGCGCCACCCCGCCCCGCTCGGCCAAGCCCCGCGCCCGCCGCGACCGCACCGCCTGA
- a CDS encoding CinY protein, which yields MARTRALAAAVLASALALTPASAAAFGTIEGGGQHREHERITRAALACRTAVEPGADCFEPKSMDQLAGHARTFGAVGSPDSTEVADPAAHCDDADFLDGGGYPRTREQATAALRNCVDHLRRRFGEAVRSSGGVLDADGRIIDAEVSVDPDCELAPKDEPRAKCEAIEAFGRALHGVQDFHSRSNWADEADPGRSSGPGNPPGLNLPAPSPVLDLRGTGVPAVPRELSTGCFVLKDTIPGTGVCAGRVTHAALNKDNGLVDPGTGDATEPTTPRGLVRTNFAKAVTGAVVETRHQWQDFQGALEESYGAERGARIACALTHDTPATECRARAGGSGRTVLVVFFAGVVVAGLGLGWGLRRR from the coding sequence ATGGCTCGCACCCGAGCGCTCGCCGCCGCCGTCCTCGCGAGCGCGCTCGCCCTCACACCGGCGTCGGCCGCCGCGTTCGGCACCATCGAGGGCGGCGGCCAGCATCGGGAGCACGAGCGGATCACCCGGGCCGCCCTCGCCTGCCGGACCGCGGTCGAGCCCGGCGCCGACTGCTTCGAGCCGAAGTCGATGGACCAGCTGGCCGGCCACGCCCGGACGTTCGGCGCGGTCGGCTCCCCGGACAGCACCGAGGTCGCCGACCCGGCGGCACACTGCGACGACGCCGACTTCCTGGACGGCGGCGGCTACCCGCGCACCCGCGAGCAGGCCACCGCGGCGCTCCGGAACTGCGTCGACCACCTGCGCCGCCGCTTCGGCGAGGCGGTCCGCAGCTCGGGCGGGGTGCTCGACGCCGACGGCCGGATCATCGACGCCGAGGTTAGCGTGGACCCCGATTGTGAACTGGCGCCGAAGGACGAGCCGCGCGCCAAGTGCGAGGCCATCGAGGCGTTCGGCCGCGCGCTGCACGGGGTCCAGGACTTCCACTCGCGCAGCAACTGGGCCGACGAGGCCGACCCGGGCCGGTCCAGCGGCCCCGGCAACCCGCCCGGCCTGAACCTCCCCGCCCCCAGCCCGGTCCTCGACCTGCGGGGCACCGGCGTCCCGGCCGTGCCGCGCGAGCTGTCCACCGGCTGCTTCGTCCTGAAGGACACGATTCCCGGTACGGGGGTGTGCGCCGGGCGCGTCACCCATGCCGCCCTCAACAAGGACAACGGCCTGGTCGACCCGGGCACCGGCGACGCCACCGAACCGACCACCCCGCGTGGCCTGGTGCGGACCAACTTCGCCAAGGCGGTCACCGGCGCGGTCGTCGAGACCCGGCACCAGTGGCAGGACTTCCAGGGCGCCCTGGAGGAGTCCTACGGCGCGGAGCGGGGCGCGCGGATCGCGTGTGCGCTCACCCATGACACCCCGGCGACCGAGTGCCGGGCGCGGGCGGGCGGCTCCGGTCGTACCGTGCTCGTGGTGTTCTTCGCCGGTGTTGTCGTCGCCGGCCTGGGCCTGGGCTGGGGGCTCAGGCGGCGATGA
- a CDS encoding ricin-type beta-trefoil lectin domain protein produces the protein MRVVSRASVAALVLVVLAALGVGTPALAAAVAGNPIAGPGGKCVDVSGDDTGVNGTAVQLWDCQANAADQHWTWTGTALTTIGRCLDVAGGGTANGTKLQLWDCNGTGAQQWTQQGDGSLRNPQSGRCMDSPSGATANGTRLQIWDCNGTGAQKFTVTTTPTNPGTCPAYSDTPDFGPNVHIYDHSMSDAAIQSSLDSVFNAQKDTQSAQFGTRRDALVFKPSTTPYAVGANIGFNTSILGLGQNPDDVRINGAVTVDAFNASDAGNATQNFWRSAENLSVNTLGGTNRWAVAQAAPYRRMHVLGGLNLFPASYGWASGGYISDSKIDGNAESASQQQWYTKDSTLGSWSGSNWNMVFSGTNGAPATNFTTNPAAGPRYTTLNTTPISRDVPYLYLDPAGKYRVFLPALRTNASGPSWAGGSTPGSSLPMSTFFVAKPSDSAATINTALANGCNVFFTPGIYHVNQTLHVTKANTVVLGIGYPTIIPDNGVNAMDVADVDGVRLKGLLFDAGTTNSDTLLKVGPAKSGVSHAANPTTVQDVFFRIGGMVAGKATNSLVVNTNNTIIDHTWAWRADHGAGIGWTVNTADNGLTVNGDNVLATGLFVEHYQKNEVVWNGAGGRIVFFQNEMPYDPPNQAAWMNGSQNGYPAIKVASGVTSFEAWGLGSYCFFNVNNSVASARAFEVPAVAGVKFHNMAAVSLGGVGTISHIINDTGAAANSSYTNSYLLNFP, from the coding sequence ATGAGAGTTGTCTCTCGTGCCTCGGTCGCGGCATTGGTGCTGGTGGTGCTCGCCGCCCTGGGCGTCGGCACCCCGGCGCTCGCGGCCGCCGTGGCCGGCAACCCGATCGCCGGCCCCGGCGGCAAGTGCGTCGACGTCAGCGGCGACGACACCGGCGTGAACGGCACCGCGGTCCAGCTCTGGGACTGCCAGGCGAACGCCGCCGACCAGCACTGGACCTGGACCGGCACCGCGCTGACCACCATCGGCCGCTGCCTGGACGTCGCCGGCGGCGGCACCGCCAACGGCACCAAGCTGCAGCTCTGGGACTGCAACGGCACCGGCGCGCAGCAGTGGACCCAGCAGGGCGACGGCAGCCTGCGCAACCCGCAGTCGGGCCGCTGCATGGACTCGCCCAGCGGCGCCACCGCGAACGGCACCCGCCTGCAGATCTGGGACTGCAACGGGACCGGCGCACAGAAGTTCACCGTCACCACCACGCCGACCAACCCGGGCACCTGCCCGGCCTACTCCGACACCCCGGACTTCGGGCCGAACGTGCACATCTACGACCACTCGATGTCGGACGCGGCCATCCAGTCCTCACTGGACAGCGTGTTCAACGCACAGAAGGACACCCAGTCGGCGCAGTTCGGCACCCGGCGGGACGCGCTGGTGTTCAAGCCGAGCACGACGCCGTACGCGGTGGGCGCGAACATCGGCTTCAACACCTCGATCCTCGGCCTCGGCCAGAACCCGGACGACGTGCGGATCAACGGCGCGGTCACGGTCGACGCGTTCAACGCCAGTGACGCCGGGAACGCCACCCAGAACTTCTGGCGCTCGGCCGAGAACCTGTCGGTCAACACGCTCGGCGGCACCAACCGGTGGGCGGTCGCGCAGGCCGCGCCGTACCGTCGCATGCATGTGCTGGGCGGGCTGAACCTCTTCCCGGCCAGTTACGGCTGGGCCAGCGGCGGCTACATCTCCGACTCGAAGATCGACGGGAACGCCGAGTCCGCCTCCCAGCAGCAGTGGTACACCAAGGACAGCACGCTCGGCTCGTGGAGCGGCTCCAACTGGAACATGGTCTTCTCCGGCACCAACGGCGCCCCGGCCACCAACTTCACCACCAACCCGGCCGCCGGCCCGCGCTACACCACCCTGAACACCACGCCGATCTCGCGCGACGTGCCCTACCTCTACCTGGACCCGGCCGGCAAGTACCGGGTCTTCCTGCCCGCGCTGCGCACCAACGCCAGCGGGCCCAGCTGGGCGGGTGGCAGCACCCCGGGCAGCTCGCTGCCGATGAGCACGTTCTTCGTCGCGAAGCCGAGCGACTCGGCGGCGACGATCAACACGGCGCTGGCCAACGGGTGCAACGTCTTCTTCACGCCGGGCATCTACCACGTGAACCAGACCCTGCACGTGACCAAGGCCAACACCGTGGTGCTCGGCATCGGCTACCCGACGATCATCCCGGACAACGGCGTCAACGCGATGGACGTCGCCGACGTCGACGGGGTCCGGCTCAAGGGCCTGCTCTTCGACGCCGGCACCACGAACAGCGACACGCTGCTCAAGGTCGGCCCGGCCAAGTCCGGCGTCTCGCACGCGGCCAACCCGACCACCGTGCAGGACGTGTTCTTCCGGATCGGCGGCATGGTGGCCGGCAAGGCGACCAACAGCCTGGTGGTGAACACCAACAACACGATCATCGACCACACCTGGGCCTGGCGCGCCGACCACGGCGCCGGGATCGGCTGGACGGTGAACACCGCCGACAACGGGCTCACCGTCAACGGCGACAACGTGCTGGCCACCGGCCTGTTCGTCGAGCACTACCAGAAGAACGAGGTGGTCTGGAACGGCGCCGGCGGCCGGATCGTCTTCTTCCAGAACGAGATGCCGTACGACCCGCCGAACCAGGCCGCGTGGATGAACGGCTCGCAGAACGGCTACCCGGCGATCAAGGTGGCCTCCGGGGTCACCTCGTTCGAGGCGTGGGGCCTGGGCAGCTACTGCTTCTTCAACGTCAACAACTCGGTGGCGTCGGCCCGCGCCTTCGAGGTCCCGGCCGTCGCCGGGGTGAAGTTCCACAACATGGCGGCCGTCTCGCTGGGCGGGGTGGGCACCATCTCGCACATCATCAACGACACCGGCGCGGCGGCGAACTCCAGCTACACCAACTCCTACCTGCTCAACTTCCCGTAA